The genomic region CCAGCTCTTTGACAAGCCCTTCAGCTCGCCTCTCTGCTGCTGACTGCTTCTCCTCGATCCTCTCATTGAGCTCGGCCTGGCTTCTCTCGATGGATTTTACCAGAGCGGTGAAGATCTGTGCACCATCTTCCATCTCTTTCTTAGAAGTTATCTAAATGAAATACATTTCGAAAAAAGTTGGACTGAGACTTGAACCCtgtgcagtggtgggaaaagtacccaattgtcatacttgagtaaaagtaaagataccttaatagaaaatgattcaAGTCAAATGGAAAGTCACCCAGTACAATTCTACAAGGCTTTGGTTTGAAAtataattaagtatcaaaagtaaatgtaattgctaaaatatacttaatttTACTGAAgttggctaaatcagggtcacgcAGAGTGTTTCTTAgtagttttaaacaaatctattttggaacaaaagtatacacctcacacacatggttattggCTTACAAAaaataagacacctgtaccatgtgagatatagagttgaaatgtattcaagtTTGAGTTTGCATCCAAATATTACACGTTATATACATCAGAGAACACTGAAATATAGCAAAACTGTGTGAAATAGAAACATCATATTTTCGGCAGGATctttaaaataatgtttattcattataacattccacccatgagtccactaggtcatctgactgcaggaaaggctatgtatcaaaagtaaactcatacatcatttcaaattcctttatATGTAGCAAACCAAACGgcaccatttttatttattttaattttattttattttatggatAACCAGGGGCtatctccaacactcagacatcatttacaaatgaagcgttGGTGTttggtgagtccgccagatcaggcagtagagatgacctgATCATCTCTACTGTATGTGAATTTGACCATGTTTGACCatgtttctgtcctgctaagcattcaaaatgtaacgagtgctTTTGGGTGCAGGgaaaaatgtattgagtaaaaagtaTCATCTTTCCTTTGGGaatgtaaaagtaaaagttgtaaaaactTAAGTATTTTATACCACTGACCCTATGTTACCCCACAAAGACAGAAATGCTCAGCTTACAGCTACATATATAGGGTTGCACCTTTTGGTTTAAATACATTTGGACAATAATTCAACCCTGCCGTATTGATTGCGCATCCATCTGTGATTGTTTGCAGAACTTACCCTACTGAGTTCCATTGAATGTTTGATCTCCTCCACCTTCTTCTGTCTGACCTGGATCATCTGCTGAAACCCTGACTCCATCTTCTTTATCTGAGCCTACAGAAAGAAGGACAGGCAAACCATCTAAGAAGAAGGTGTAGTAGTACTAGTCTGGAAGTAATTGTTGCAATTCTGGGTGAAGATCTGGGTCAAGATGAGCTGGCAGGAGTAGATTTTTCCAAACTGGGGTTAAACCCAATATCAGAGTTTGGGCCCTATTGATTCaagtcctttaaaaaaaaaaaagttaatcaCTATTGTGTATCAACATTCATCCCCCGATGCCTACAGTACCTTCTTTTCCCCACACTCCTCCTCTATAGCAACTGTGTGGTGAGTCTTGTGGCACGTCTCGGTGCAGAACTGACAGACACACATCTGGTCGGTCTTACAGAACGACTCCAGGAGCTTCTCGTGCTTCTTACACATCCTGTCTTCCAACTTCTCCACAGGGTCAATCAGTTTGTGGACCTTCAGCGTAGCAACTCTCTTGTGAGGCTCCAGGTGAGGCTCGCAGTAAGAGGTCAGACACACCAAGCAGGACTTGAGGGCCTTGATCGTCCCTCCGGTACAGACATCGCAGGCCACCTCACCAGGCTTAGCCACAGTTAAGTTTGAGACGCCAACTTGAATCCTCTTGAATTGATCAGTGATTTCTTTGAATGCAACGTTGATGCTGATTTGGGGCCTAACTGTGAAGGTATTCCCACAGGTTGGGCACTTACAGCCATAACTGATCTTCCAGAGCCCTCTGATACAGGCCATGCAGAAGGTGTGGCCACATGGGGTCGTGACTGGGTCAGTgaacacatccagacagacagaacactggAACTGATTCTCTGATAACAGACTAGTAGGGGAAGCCATCCCTGGAGAGAAAAGAGGAACATATAGTGTACGTCGCAAACTacttcctatgtagtgcactacttatgaccagagccctaggaaATAGGGAGACATTTAGGACACAGACAGTTTGACATTATACAGTCCATAATGATCACTGAGAGAGGAAGTCTGTGTTGAGTGGACGACCAATGACAAGCAATACAAGATCGGTATGATAACAATTGTGCTATGATAACAATTCGAAAAAATTGTATTTCTCATTTGTGAAACGTTGGTATTAAAATATCTTATCTGAGCTCCTACAGggtgcggctctcctttatttttgATAGTGTTCTACTCTGCCAGCCAGCACCTCGCTTAACTTAACCAGGTGTGTGTTTCCTCCGCCTTCAGTATTCTAATTTCTTTACCTGATAATCATTTTAGTTGATTGTCTTTCCTATATTGATTGTTATATAAATAAGGTTACACTGGAAAATGAGTCAAGCTTCGTTCTTACAGATaacaccctgtattcacccttgTTTTCCAAACTAAAAAGACAAACCCTTGTAACACTACTTGAACATAAACATGATTAGCACAACACCCTTGGCATTGCGATGCAATTTACGGATTATAATACTCTaaataactatactgaacaaaaatataaacgcaacatgtaaagtgtttgttccatgtttcatgaggtgaaattaaagataccagaaatgttacatacgcacaaaaagcgtatttctctccaattgtatgcacaaatttgtttatatccctgttagcgagcatttctcctttgccaagataatccatccacctgacaggtgtgtcataacaagaagctgattcaacagcatgatcattacacagatgcaccttgtgctgggatcaataaaatgccactctaaaatgtgcagtgccaaagactgcaggaatttccaccagagcggttgccaaATAATTGAATGTTACTCTTTCTACCTTAAGCagtctccaatgttgttttagagaatttagcagtacgtccaactggcctcacaactggtGACCACGTGTAACTCCGTCACCCCAGGACCtatttctgtctgtaaataaagaccttttgtggggaaaaaatatTAATTCTTattggctgtgcccctgcccagccttgtgaaatccatagattagagtttaattcatttatttcaattgatttcgtaatatgaactgtaagtcagtaaaataataaaaattgttgcattgttgcatttatatttttgttcagtatatttctcACCATTGAAATAGTAAAACGTGACAGTGCCTTTTTAatgtcatactgtacagtaccagtcaaaagtttggacacagctactcattcaaggggttttctttatttgtactattttctacattgtaaaataacagtgaagacatcacaactgttaaataacacatatggaatcatgtagtaacccaaaaagtgttaaataaatcaaaatataatttatatttgagattcttcaaagtagccgccctttgcctcgataacagctttgcacactcttggcattctctcaaccagcctcatgaggtagtcagttgtgttgtgacaaggtaggggtggtatacagaaaatagccctatttggtaaaagaccaagaccaCATTATgtcaagaacatctcaaataaacaaagagagaaatgacagttcatcattactttaagacatgaaggtcagtcaatctgggacattttaagaactttgaaagtttcttcaagtgcagtaccaaaaaccatcaagcgctatgatgtaactggctctcatgaggaccaccccaggaaaggaagacccagagat from Oncorhynchus kisutch isolate 150728-3 linkage group LG9, Okis_V2, whole genome shotgun sequence harbors:
- the LOC109896415 gene encoding E3 ubiquitin-protein ligase TRIM39-like isoform X1, with product MKRMASPTSLLSENQFQCSVCLDVFTDPVTTPCGHTFCMACIRGLWKISYGCKCPTCGNTFTVRPQISINVAFKEITDQFKRIQVGVSNLTVAKPGEVACDVCTGGTIKALKSCLVCLTSYCEPHLEPHKRVATLKVHKLIDPVEKLEDRMCKKHEKLLESFCKTDQMCVCQFCTETCHKTHHTVAIEEECGEKKAQIKKMESGFQQMIQVRQKKVEEIKHSMELSRITSKKEMEDGAQIFTALVKSIERSQAELNERIEEKQSAAERRAEGLVKELEQEITELQRRSTELDQLSITEDHLHLLQSLPSLCTTPPTKDWSEISVDSDMCVGNVRRALSQLEDTLKNELETLKEREFKRIQKYAVDVTLDPDTAHPNIVLSSDCKQARRGDMLQILPDNPQRFDPVLCILGKRGFSIGRFYFEVQVGDKTYWDLGVVRGSVNRKGMITSTPENGYWTIRLRGGEEYRALASPSILLSLGEKPQKVGVFVDYEEGLVSFYDVEAKAHIYSFTGYSFTERLYPFLSPSVSDDGKNSAPLVISPVNHEG
- the LOC109896415 gene encoding E3 ubiquitin-protein ligase TRIM39-like isoform X2 — translated: MKRMASPTSLLSENQFQCSVCLDVFTDPVTTPCGHTFCMACIRGLWKISYGCKCPTCGNTFTVRPQISINVAFKEITDQFKRIQVGVSNLTVAKPGEVACDVCTGGTIKALKSCLVCLTSYCEPHLEPHKRVATLKVHKLIDPVEKLEDRMCKKHEKLLESFCKTDQMCVCQFCTETCHKTHHTVAIEEECGEKKAQIKKMESGFQQMIQVRQKKVEEIKHSMELSRITSKKEMEDGAQIFTALVKSIERSQAELNERIEEKQSAAERRAEGLVKELEQEITELQRRSTELDQLSITEDHLHLLQSLPSLCTTPPTKDWSEISVDSDMCVGNVRRALSQLEDTLKNELETLKEREFKRIQKYAVDVTLDPDTAHPNIVLSSDCKQARRGDMLQILPDNPQRFDPVLCILGKRGFSIGRFYFEVGDKTYWDLGVVRGSVNRKGMITSTPENGYWTIRLRGGEEYRALASPSILLSLGEKPQKVGVFVDYEEGLVSFYDVEAKAHIYSFTGYSFTERLYPFLSPSVSDDGKNSAPLVISPVNHEG